The Plasmodium brasilianum strain Bolivian I chromosome 14, whole genome shotgun sequence genome contains a region encoding:
- a CDS encoding AP-2 complex subunit mu: MIDALYIFFISGQLLIQRNYRNVTRKNDLSYYINKYIKTKRFFEHPIIEINNVFFLNVSINEIVITVSTRSNSNICLIFNFIYKFIEILNYFFNNEISGINIVNNFVLIYEICDEIIDYGYPQTLEVNILKNSLLNKVKYYSRTSKYFQKLSSELRNANSLIEDIVHDTNIQNQNETLHMKYYNANNKDSYKKNSIKNTKSYDLNEKNKLKYIGKETLNRIKNKIINNNKPTNNFNYITGNCTWRNNNIYYKKNEIYIDIVEILNVTINSNNLMYAHINGKVTLKCFLSGMPICELSTNNKINLLTNSHNSNFNSNSMNNKNDNTSSGKNIMKIKSNQTNSRRKNANDEKENEDIIIDNCIFHHCVTLSKYENSKLITFTPPDGSFELMRYTITKNIQIPFHIVAIYNPILQYSKSLGRKFSLKMLTNNNKNIYGEYKNSNRYEYAVTIKSNYKGNMHAADVVIKIPIYKFSENVQVKYKSIGKTEFNNIESIVTWRIKKFSSSSEHHIKIHLTLENQNQIYSNMNNTQKVDDLSKVVLQVHKVKNMNTVKFLNTYKLPITLSFKIPMFTSSGMYIRYLKVFEKSNYKIIKWIKYLTESGIYQYK, translated from the coding sequence ATGATAGatgctttatatattttttttataagtggGCAGTTATTAATACAGAGAAATTATAGAAATGtaacaagaaaaaatgatttaagttattatataaacaaatatattaaaacaaaaagattTTTTGAACATCctataatagaaataaataacgtattttttctaaatgtgAGTATTAACGAAATTGTTATAACCGTTTCGACAAGAAGtaattcaaatatatgtttgatttttaattttatatataaatttatagaaatattaaattatttttttaataatgaaatatcaGGAATAAACATTGTCAATAATTTTGTtcttatatatgaaatatgcGATGAAATAATAGACTATGGATATCCACAAACGTTagaagtaaatattttaaaaaatagtttacTTAATAAAGTGAAATATTATAGTAGGACTTCGAAATATTTTCAGAAATTATCAAGTGAACTTAGAAACGCAAATAGTTTAATTGAAGATATTGTACAcgatacaaatatacaaaacCAGAATGAAACTCTACATATGAAATATTACAATGCAAATAACAAAgatagttataaaaaaaatagtataaaaaatacaaagagCTATGAtttaaatgagaaaaataaattaaaatatataggtaAAGAAACGTtaaatagaattaaaaacaaaattataaataataataaacccacaaataattttaattatataacagGTAATTGTACTTGGagaaacaataatatatattataaaaaaaatgaaatatatatagacatAGTGGAGATATTAAATGTAACAATAAATAGCAATAATTTGATGTATGCACACATAAATGGCAAAGTGACGTTAAAGTGTTTCTTGTCCGGTATGCCTATATGTGAGCTaagtacaaataataaaattaatttgttaACAAATAGTCATAATAGTAACTTTAACAGCAACAGTATGAACAACAAAAACGATAACACGAGTAGcggtaaaaatataatgaaaattaagtCAAATCAAACTAAtagtagaagaaaaaatgcgaatgatgaaaaagaaaatgaggatattattattgataATTGCATATTTCATCATTGTGTAACACTCtctaaatatgaaaatagtaAACTTATTACTTTTACACCACCTGACGGTTCATTCGAATTAATGAGATATACaattactaaaaatatacaaataccaTTTCATATTGTTGCTATTTATAATCCTATACTTCAATATTCTAAATCATTAGGTAGGAAATTTTCCTTGAAAATGttaacaaataataacaaaaatatatatggagaatataaaaattcaaacaGATATGAATATGCTGTTACCATTAAATCAAATTATAAAGGAAATATGCATGCTGCTGATgttgttataaaaataccGATTTATAAATTCTCAGAAAATGTAcaagttaaatataaatcaatTGGAAAAACtgaatttaataatattgaaaGTATTGTCACTTggagaattaaaaaattttctagtTCTAGTGAGCATCATATCAAAATACACTTAACGTTAGAAAATCAAAACCAAATATACtcaaatatgaataatacgCAAAAAGTAGATGACCTTTCCAAAGTAGTATTACAAGTAcataaagttaaaaatatgaatactgtgaaatttttaaatacgtACAAATTACCAATAACACTAAGTTTTAAAATTCCTATGTTTACCTCCAGTGGTATGTATATAAGGTATTTAAAGGTTTTTGAAAAAtcgaattataaaataattaagtggataaaatatttaacggAGTCGGgtatatatcaatataaatGA